In Fusarium falciforme chromosome 10, complete sequence, a single genomic region encodes these proteins:
- a CDS encoding PKS-ER domain-containing protein: MAVVGIGGLGVLAIQFAKSVGLRVAAVDGSDVGTGNAANVPSHLKPDIICKLHDSDTIEKLAQFSGGMGVDAVISCTDDISATDWAPHRLRYGGVGVVLRLSNDGFKFDPFNIAFLELIIRGSLHSSVQEVEKMVHVMAQQGICSKITKVPLQQGESIPEKIAAREFHGRVVVTL, encoded by the coding sequence ATGGCTGTTGTCGGCATCGGAGGGTTGGGTGTTCTTGCAATTCAGTTCGCAAAGTCTGTTGGCTTGCGAGTCGCAGCGGTTGATGGTAGTGATGTTGGAACCGGAAATGCAGCCAACGTACCAAGTCATCTTAAGCCCGACATCATCTGCAAGCTACATGACTCTGATACTATCGAGAAACTTGCCCAATTTTCAGGCGGCATGGGAGTTGACGCTGTTATCAGCTGCACCGATGATATATCAGCAACCGATTGGGCGCCCCATCGTCTCCGGTACGGAGGCGTGGGTGTCGTTCTGAGACTTTCGAACGATGGATTCAAATTCGATCCTTTCAACATCGCATTTCTCGAGCTCATCATTCGTGGCTCGCTACACAGCAGTGTGCAAGAGGTAGAGAAGATGGTGCACGTCATGGCACAGCAGGGGATTTGCAGTAAGATCACCAAAGTCCCACTGCAGCAGGGAGAGAGTATACCCGAGAAAATTGCAGCTCGCGAGTTTCATGGACGCGTGGTAGTGACTTTATAG